One window from the genome of Osmerus mordax isolate fOsmMor3 chromosome 19, fOsmMor3.pri, whole genome shotgun sequence encodes:
- the nectin3b gene encoding nectin-3-like protein, whose translation MLLPEHRNYPHQQRHTVLFFILLCSMTGVWTSQVVVPHKVNAVLGKNVTLGCRVEVGSNLSLTQSTWERRLPSGSVTVAVYNPVFGISIPPDYARRLSFRSPSSLDATIILEDVGFADIGVYTCKVATFPLGNTQASTTVSVLVEPKVYVSAGSAPLIDGGNETVVATCIAERARPPAQVSWESDLSGRSEAQLLDEANGTTSTQVRYVWQPTRHVQGLALACVVRHPALQADFRIPYQLNVQYAPDISVVGYDGDWYVGRQNVQLTCKANSNPPAHHFRWIRLDGDMPEGVEVVNDTLLFLHSLQKNDSGVYRCEVANDISLRSRDLRILVQDPPTTSMPSTTPAPVLTAASSSSGGDKRQVLFTSPTLAALPSSNLGSIVGGAVGGALFLLLLLSLGGVCYLRQQQTFRGNYYTKQYLGPSDMQKAPAQHELQPTKTGNNYGSNSQDRDREEWGDRERNHDRRHLNDHNHEKGHTANGHTRAMREANQHQEHPRYSSPQQPGHARYVPPAAPLANGSPYLSDDCYDSGPEGDYVSHTDGSVISRREWYV comes from the exons gtgTGTGGACCAGCCAGGTGGTGGTGCCCCACAAGGTCAACGCCGTGCTGGGGAAGAACGTGACCCTGGGCTGCCGGGTGGAGGTGGGCAGCAACCTGAGCCTGACCCAGAGCACCTGGGAGCGCCGGCTCCCCTCCGGCTCCGTCACCGTGGCCGTGTACAACCCCGTGTTCGGCATCTCCATCCCCCCCGACTACGCCCGCCGCCTGTCCTTCCGCTCGCCCTCCTCCCTGGACGCCACCATCATCCTGGAGGACGTGGGCTTCGCCGACATTGGCGTCTACACCTGCAAGGTGGCCACCTTCCCCCTGGGCAACACGCAGGCCTCCACCACCGTCAGCGTGCTGG tggagCCCAAGGTGTACGTGTCGGCCGGCTCCGCGCCGCTGATCGACGGCGGCAACGAGACGGTGGTGGCCACCTGCATCGCCGAGCGGGcccgcccccccgcccaggTCTCCTGGGAGTCGGATCTTTCCGGCCGATCCGAGGCGCAGCTGCTGGACGAGGCCAACGGCACCACCAGCACCCAGGTGCGCTACGTCTGGCAGCCCACGCGCCACGTCCAGGGCCTGGCCCTCGCCTGCGTGGTGCGCCACCCCGCCCTCCAGGCCGACTTCAGGATCCCCTACCAGCTCAACGTGCAGT ATGCTCCCGACATCTCCGTGGTGGGCTACGACGGAGACTGGTACGTGGGCCGCCAGAACGTCCAGCTGACCTGCAAGGCCAACTCCAACCCTCCAGCCCACCACTTCAGGTGGATCAG gctGGACGGAGATATGCCCGAGGGCGTAGAGGTGGTGAACGACACCCTGCTGTTCCTGCACTCCCTCCAGAAGAACGACTCTGGCGTCTACAGGTGCGAGGTGGCCAACGACATCAGCCTCCGCAGCCGAGACCTGCGCATCCTCGTacaag atcctcccaccacctccatgccctccaccacccctgcacccgtcctcactgcagcctcctcctcctcgggggGGGATAAGCGGCAGgttctcttcacctcccccaccctggcAGCCCTGCCTAGCAGCAACCTGGGCAGCATTGTGGGCGGGGCGGTGGGCGGggcgctcttcctcctcctgctgctgtcgCTGGGCGGGGTCTGTTACCTGCGGCAACAGCAGACCTTCCGTGGCAACTATTACACGAAGCAGTACCTGGGGCCCTCGGACATGCAGAAGGCCCCGGCACAGCACGAGCTGCAGCCCACCAAGACGGGCAACAACTACGGCTCCAACAGCCAGGACCGTGACCGCGAGGAGTGGGGGGACCGCGAGCGGAACCACGACCGCCGTCACCTGAACGACCACAACCACGAGAAGGGGCACACGGCCAACGGCCACACCAGGGCCATGAGGGAAGCCAACCAGCACCAGGAGCACCCGCGCTACTCCAGCCCCCAGCAGCCCGGTCACGCCAGATACgtcccccccgccgcccccctggCCAACGGCTCCCCCTACCTGTCGGATGACTGCTACGATAGCGGGCCGGAGGGGGACTACGTGTCCCACACGGACGGCTCCGTCATCTCTCGTAGGGAGTGGTACGTCTga